One genomic region from Streptomyces sp. NBC_00457 encodes:
- a CDS encoding L-rhamnose mutarotase has protein sequence MQRVCFLLKVRADRLDEYRERHAAVWPEMLDALSATGWHNYSLFLREDGLLVGYLETEDFAAAQTGMEATEVNARWQAEMAPFFESLDGARPDEAMKPLTEVFHLA, from the coding sequence ATGCAGCGTGTGTGCTTTCTGCTGAAGGTCCGGGCGGACCGCCTCGACGAGTACCGCGAGCGGCACGCCGCCGTGTGGCCGGAGATGCTCGACGCACTCTCGGCCACCGGCTGGCACAACTACTCGCTCTTCCTGCGTGAAGACGGCCTGCTGGTCGGCTACTTGGAGACCGAGGACTTCGCCGCCGCCCAGACCGGCATGGAGGCCACCGAGGTCAACGCCCGTTGGCAGGCGGAGATGGCGCCGTTCTTCGAGTCCCTGGACGGCGCCCGACCCGACGAAGCGATGAAACCCCTCACCGAAGTCTTCCACCTAGCCTGA
- a CDS encoding sugar ABC transporter ATP-binding protein, with protein MTHPSDTGPAPVLALKDVSKSFGAVRALRDVSLELFPGEAHALAGENGAGKSTLIKTLAGVHRPDAGQVLLDGEPVVFHGPGDARDAGIAVIYQEPTLFPDLSIAENIFMGRRPRRTLGRIDHKATHTATAALMQRLGVELDPDRPARGLSIADQQIVEIAKALSFDARVLIMDEPTAALTGSEVARLFGVVRTLREQGAAVLFISHRLEEIFQICQTVTTLRDGAWIASERLDGMTEDDLVRRMVGRDLDELYPKQDVRPGEVALSVRRLTREGVFTDVSFEVRTGEIVGLAGLVGAGRTEVARAVFGIDRWDAGEVEVQGRKLTNGAPSAAMAAGLALVPEDRRAQGLVMDMSIERNIGLTGLRTTVKAGLMDRGAERSRSLDWAVKLQVKYARIADTVNTLSGGNQQKVVLAKWLATGPKVLIVDEPTRGIDVGTKAEVHRLLSELAADGVAVLMISSDLPEILGMADRVLVMHEGRLTAEIPRSDATEETVMAAATGRAAA; from the coding sequence ATGACCCACCCGTCCGACACGGGTCCGGCCCCGGTGCTGGCACTGAAGGACGTTTCCAAGTCCTTCGGCGCCGTGCGCGCTCTGCGGGACGTCTCCCTGGAGTTGTTCCCCGGCGAGGCGCACGCACTCGCCGGTGAGAACGGCGCCGGCAAGTCGACCCTCATCAAGACGCTCGCCGGAGTGCACCGGCCGGACGCCGGCCAGGTGCTGCTCGACGGTGAGCCCGTCGTCTTCCACGGCCCCGGCGACGCCCGCGACGCCGGTATCGCCGTCATCTACCAGGAGCCCACGCTCTTCCCCGACCTGTCGATCGCCGAGAACATCTTCATGGGCCGCCGACCGCGGCGCACCCTCGGCCGGATCGACCACAAGGCCACGCACACCGCCACCGCCGCGCTGATGCAACGGCTGGGCGTCGAACTCGACCCCGACCGCCCTGCTCGCGGCCTGTCCATCGCGGACCAGCAGATCGTCGAGATCGCCAAGGCGCTCTCCTTCGACGCCCGCGTCCTGATCATGGACGAGCCGACCGCCGCCCTCACCGGCAGCGAGGTGGCCCGTCTCTTCGGTGTCGTACGCACCCTGCGCGAACAGGGTGCCGCGGTGCTGTTCATCTCGCACCGGCTGGAGGAGATCTTCCAGATCTGCCAGACGGTGACCACACTGCGCGACGGTGCCTGGATCGCCAGCGAGCGTCTGGACGGCATGACCGAGGACGACCTCGTCCGCCGGATGGTCGGCCGCGACCTCGACGAGCTGTACCCGAAGCAGGACGTCCGGCCCGGTGAGGTCGCCCTGAGCGTCCGGCGGCTGACCCGTGAGGGAGTCTTCACCGACGTCTCCTTCGAGGTCCGCACCGGCGAGATCGTCGGCCTCGCGGGACTCGTCGGCGCCGGTCGTACGGAGGTCGCCCGCGCGGTCTTCGGCATCGACCGCTGGGACGCCGGCGAGGTCGAGGTGCAGGGGCGGAAGCTGACCAACGGAGCCCCCTCCGCCGCCATGGCCGCCGGGCTGGCCCTCGTCCCCGAGGACCGGCGCGCTCAGGGCCTGGTGATGGACATGTCCATCGAGCGGAACATCGGCCTCACCGGACTCCGTACGACCGTCAAGGCGGGCCTCATGGACCGCGGCGCCGAGCGCAGCCGCTCCCTCGACTGGGCCGTCAAGCTCCAGGTCAAGTACGCCCGGATCGCCGACACCGTGAACACCCTCTCGGGCGGCAACCAGCAGAAAGTCGTCCTCGCCAAGTGGCTGGCCACCGGCCCCAAGGTGCTGATCGTCGACGAGCCCACCCGCGGCATCGACGTCGGCACGAAGGCCGAGGTCCACCGGCTGCTCAGCGAGCTGGCCGCCGACGGGGTGGCCGTTCTGATGATCTCCTCCGACCTGCCCGAGATCCTCGGCATGGCCGACCGCGTGCTGGTGATGCACGAGGGCCGGCTCACCGCCGAGATCCCGCGCTCCGACGCCACCGAGGAAACCGTGATGGCCGCAGCCACGGGGAGGGCCGCCGCATGA
- a CDS encoding BNR repeat-containing protein, whose translation MRRRALLGTALLASVVGPGLGAGIARAADPGPSVTRTGTTTLDTQAIFFVSYDGLVNNNSFQKNGLLTYKGYQYAVWYTADRNAVVGRRALGATTWSTVRVGHTLRYNDSHNVISMGVSRTDGRLHLNMDSHSDGFTYVKSVAGLLDNPAGLSWTASRFGAPQSTLDGLALTSQFTYPQFISTPEGRLQLSYRVAVSGNGRNALAEYDGTRWTNLGEWTSSTGTYTSEHGSSTARNMYLHGIDYDRNGRLHAMFTWREQNNAVMCNSGGITNHDTGYVYSDDRGRTWRNNAGTVVGTTGSSDSADRVSVTDAGLVVDPLNPDHSLMNQESQFIDTAGRPHAIISYVPGRFGQCTTNYVANRTANGRAFLVRKSASGPWQKTEIPVPLNSSQRTKLVMDKYNNAYAIFPFGRIAGASAASGHTDWRILFDGAGLNAFGEVVIDETRIAQDNVLSVMYQEKSSGTTPSALRVVDFRLPA comes from the coding sequence ATGAGAAGACGTGCCTTGCTCGGTACGGCCCTGCTGGCCTCCGTCGTCGGACCCGGCCTCGGCGCCGGCATCGCGAGGGCAGCCGACCCCGGCCCCTCCGTCACCCGGACCGGCACCACCACCCTCGACACCCAGGCCATCTTCTTCGTCTCCTACGACGGCCTGGTCAACAACAACTCCTTTCAGAAGAACGGCCTGCTCACCTACAAGGGCTACCAGTACGCCGTCTGGTACACCGCCGACCGCAACGCCGTCGTCGGCCGCCGCGCCCTCGGCGCCACCACCTGGTCCACGGTCAGGGTCGGCCACACGCTCCGCTACAACGACTCCCACAACGTCATCTCCATGGGCGTCTCCCGGACCGATGGCCGGCTGCACCTCAACATGGACTCCCACAGCGACGGCTTCACCTACGTCAAGTCGGTGGCAGGGCTTCTCGACAACCCCGCCGGGCTGAGCTGGACCGCGAGCCGCTTCGGCGCACCGCAGTCCACCCTCGACGGGCTGGCGCTCACCTCGCAGTTCACGTACCCGCAGTTCATCTCGACCCCCGAGGGTCGCCTCCAGCTCAGCTACCGCGTCGCGGTCTCCGGCAACGGCCGCAACGCGCTCGCCGAGTACGACGGCACGCGCTGGACCAACCTCGGCGAGTGGACCAGCTCCACCGGCACCTACACCAGCGAGCACGGCTCCAGCACGGCCCGCAACATGTACCTGCACGGCATCGACTACGACCGCAACGGGCGCCTGCACGCCATGTTCACCTGGCGCGAGCAGAACAACGCCGTGATGTGCAACAGCGGCGGCATCACCAACCACGACACCGGCTACGTCTACTCCGACGACCGTGGCCGCACGTGGCGCAACAACGCGGGCACGGTGGTCGGCACCACCGGAAGCTCCGACAGCGCCGACAGGGTTTCCGTCACCGACGCCGGACTGGTCGTGGACCCGCTCAACCCGGACCACTCCCTGATGAACCAGGAGAGCCAGTTCATCGACACGGCCGGTCGCCCGCACGCCATCATCAGCTACGTACCCGGCCGCTTCGGCCAGTGCACCACGAACTACGTCGCCAACCGCACCGCCAACGGACGTGCCTTCCTCGTCCGCAAGAGCGCCTCCGGCCCCTGGCAGAAGACCGAGATCCCGGTCCCGCTGAACTCCAGTCAGCGCACCAAGCTGGTCATGGACAAGTACAACAACGCTTACGCGATCTTCCCGTTCGGCCGGATCGCCGGAGCCTCCGCGGCCTCCGGACACACCGACTGGAGGATCCTGTTCGACGGCGCCGGGCTCAACGCCTTCGGGGAGGTCGTGATCGACGAGACGCGTATCGCGCAGGACAACGTGCTGTCGGTGATGTACCAGGAGAAGTCCAGCGGTACGACGCCCTCGGCGCTCCGAGTCGTCGACTTCCGGCTCCCCGCGTGA
- the rhaS gene encoding rhamnose ABC transporter substrate-binding protein, with protein MRKSSLRRTCAALAAATSLALALTACGGTTKKDVANEDASAATGGKADPNAELKKGLTVGFLPKQVNNPYFTSADKGGEAALKELGSSYKEVGPSSATDTAGQVSYVNTLTQQQVDAMAVSAQDPGALCTALKQAMKNDIKVVTYDSDTKADCRNAFVSQASAEDLGRTEVQLLAEQIGYKGEIAILSAAQTATNQNTWIEFMKDELKDPKYKNMKLVKVAYGNDDAQASFQQTQGLLQEYPNLKGIISPTTVGIKAAAQYLSGSKYKGKVKLTGLGTPNDMRKYVKNGTVDAFELWDPAKLGELAARTAVALVSGQITGKEGETFKAGDMGEYTIGKDGVISLGKPTVFDAKNIDQFNF; from the coding sequence ATGCGTAAGTCATCCCTCCGCCGTACCTGTGCGGCTCTCGCCGCCGCCACCTCGCTCGCTCTCGCCCTCACCGCCTGCGGCGGTACCACCAAGAAGGACGTCGCCAATGAGGACGCCTCCGCTGCCACCGGCGGTAAGGCCGACCCGAATGCCGAGCTGAAGAAGGGGCTGACCGTCGGGTTCCTGCCCAAGCAGGTCAACAACCCGTACTTCACCTCGGCCGACAAGGGTGGCGAGGCGGCTCTGAAGGAGCTGGGGTCCAGTTACAAGGAGGTCGGTCCGAGCAGCGCGACGGACACCGCCGGGCAGGTGAGTTACGTCAACACGCTCACCCAGCAGCAGGTCGACGCGATGGCCGTCTCCGCGCAGGACCCGGGCGCGCTGTGCACGGCGCTCAAGCAGGCCATGAAGAACGACATCAAGGTCGTGACGTACGACTCCGACACCAAGGCGGACTGCCGTAACGCCTTCGTCTCGCAGGCGTCCGCCGAGGACCTGGGCCGGACCGAGGTGCAGTTGCTCGCCGAACAGATCGGCTACAAGGGCGAGATCGCGATCCTGTCCGCTGCGCAGACCGCGACCAACCAGAACACCTGGATCGAGTTCATGAAGGACGAGCTCAAGGATCCCAAGTACAAGAACATGAAGCTGGTGAAGGTCGCGTACGGCAACGACGACGCGCAGGCGTCCTTCCAGCAGACCCAGGGGCTGCTCCAGGAGTACCCGAACCTGAAGGGGATCATCTCCCCGACCACCGTCGGCATCAAGGCGGCGGCCCAGTACCTGTCGGGCTCCAAGTACAAGGGCAAGGTCAAGCTGACCGGCCTCGGCACCCCGAACGACATGCGCAAGTACGTCAAGAACGGCACCGTCGACGCGTTCGAGCTGTGGGACCCGGCGAAGCTCGGCGAGCTGGCCGCTCGTACGGCCGTGGCGCTGGTGTCGGGGCAGATCACCGGCAAGGAAGGCGAGACGTTCAAGGCCGGTGACATGGGCGAGTACACCATCGGCAAGGACGGCGTGATCAGCCTCGGCAAGCCGACCGTCTTCGACGCCAAGAACATCGACCAGTTCAACTTCTGA
- a CDS encoding ABC transporter permease → MPESLTRAIRWDTVVGALLIVVLLLSFGTVDGFGNALNLSFLIGNTLPIALIALPMTLLVVSGEIDLSVASTAGLSGAVMGALWNEGMTIEAIIPICLLLGVVCGLINGLLVTRLGLPSLAVTIGTLAAYRGIAQIVLGSDAVTDFPTQYLDFAAGRIGDTFIPYAFLPFLVLLAIGVIVLHATPFGRSVFATGASEEAARFAGVRVKRQKLILFTVTGLMASLTGIFWALHYASARYDNATGLELSVVAAVLLGGIDFDGGKGTLGGAIAGVFLLGALQNVMSLQDVSAQTQILVTGVLLVLSVLGPRVARQIAVARAQRLTS, encoded by the coding sequence ATGCCTGAGTCCTTGACGCGCGCGATCCGCTGGGACACGGTTGTCGGCGCGCTTCTGATCGTCGTGTTGCTGCTGTCGTTCGGCACGGTCGACGGTTTCGGAAATGCTCTCAACCTGTCGTTCCTGATCGGCAACACCCTTCCGATCGCCTTGATCGCCCTGCCGATGACCCTCCTGGTCGTTTCGGGCGAGATCGATCTCTCGGTCGCCTCCACCGCCGGTCTCTCGGGCGCCGTGATGGGCGCGCTGTGGAACGAGGGCATGACGATCGAAGCGATCATCCCGATCTGCCTGCTGCTCGGCGTGGTCTGCGGCCTCATCAACGGTCTGCTCGTCACCCGGCTCGGGCTGCCCTCGCTCGCCGTCACCATCGGCACTCTCGCCGCCTACCGGGGTATCGCACAGATCGTGCTCGGCTCCGACGCGGTGACCGACTTCCCCACGCAGTACCTGGACTTCGCGGCCGGACGCATCGGCGACACGTTCATCCCGTACGCCTTCCTGCCCTTCCTGGTGCTTCTCGCGATCGGCGTGATCGTTCTGCATGCCACGCCGTTCGGGCGGTCGGTCTTCGCGACCGGGGCGAGTGAGGAGGCGGCGCGGTTTGCCGGCGTCCGGGTCAAGCGGCAGAAGCTGATCCTGTTCACGGTGACGGGGCTCATGGCTTCGCTGACCGGGATCTTCTGGGCCCTGCATTACGCGTCCGCTCGGTATGACAACGCCACAGGGCTTGAGCTGTCGGTTGTCGCTGCCGTGTTGCTCGGTGGCATCGACTTCGACGGTGGCAAGGGGACGTTGGGCGGTGCGATCGCCGGTGTCTTCCTGCTGGGTGCGCTGCAGAACGTGATGAGTCTTCAGGACGTTTCTGCGCAGACGCAGATTCTCGTCACCGGTGTGTTGCTGGTGCTGTCCGTGTTGGGGCCGCGAGTGGCACGCCAGATTGCCGTGGCACGGGCGCAGAGGCTCACGTCGTAG
- a CDS encoding bifunctional aldolase/short-chain dehydrogenase — protein MAPHPEAVSLLARSNRLGADPRNTNYAGGNTSAKGTDTDPVTGGDVELMWVKGSGGDLGTLKEAGLAVLRLDRMRALVEVYPGVEREDEMVAAFDYCLHGKGGAAPSIDTAMHGLVEAAHVDHLHPDSGIALACAVDGEKLTAECFGDSVVWVPWRRPGFQLGLDIAAVKKANPQAVGCILGGHGITAWGDTSEECERNSLHIIRTAEAFLEERGKAEPFGPVIEGYAALSAGERRERAAALAPHVRALASQDRPQVGHFNDSEVVLDFLASAEHPRLAALGTSCPDHFLRTKVRPLVLDLPPTAPLDEAIARLKELHAAYREEYAAYYQRHALPDSPAMRGADPAIVLVPGVGMFSFGKDKQTARVAGEFYVNAINVMRGAEAVSTYAPIEESEKFRIEYWALEEAKLQRMPKPKALATRVALVTGAGSGIGKAIAGRLVAEGACVVVADLNAENAAAVAEELGGPDKAVAVTVDVTSEEQIADAFKAAVLAFGGVDLVVNNAGISISKPLLETSAKDWDLQHDIMARGSFLVSREAARVMIAQELGGDIVYIASKNAVFAGPNNIAYSATKADQAHQVRLLAAELGEYGIRVNGVNPDGVVRGSGIFAGGWGAQRAAVYGVEEAKLGEFYAQRTILKREVLPEHVANAVFALTGGELTHTTGLHVPVDAGVAAAFLR, from the coding sequence ATGGCACCGCACCCCGAAGCCGTCTCTCTCCTCGCCCGGTCCAATCGGCTCGGCGCTGATCCTCGTAACACCAACTACGCCGGCGGGAACACGTCCGCCAAGGGGACCGACACGGATCCCGTCACCGGGGGTGATGTGGAGCTGATGTGGGTCAAGGGGTCCGGGGGTGACCTCGGGACTCTCAAGGAAGCCGGGCTGGCCGTGTTGCGGCTGGATCGGATGCGGGCGCTCGTCGAGGTCTATCCGGGGGTCGAGCGCGAGGACGAGATGGTGGCCGCGTTCGACTACTGCCTGCATGGCAAGGGCGGGGCGGCTCCGTCGATCGACACGGCGATGCACGGGCTGGTCGAGGCCGCGCATGTGGATCATCTGCATCCGGACTCCGGGATCGCGCTCGCCTGCGCCGTCGACGGGGAGAAGCTGACCGCCGAGTGTTTCGGGGACAGCGTGGTGTGGGTGCCGTGGCGGCGGCCCGGGTTTCAGCTCGGGCTGGACATCGCGGCCGTGAAGAAGGCCAATCCGCAGGCCGTCGGATGCATTCTCGGCGGGCACGGGATCACCGCCTGGGGTGACACCTCCGAGGAGTGCGAGCGCAACTCGCTGCACATCATCCGTACCGCCGAGGCGTTCCTCGAGGAGCGCGGGAAGGCCGAGCCCTTCGGGCCGGTGATCGAGGGGTACGCCGCCCTCAGCGCCGGCGAGCGGCGGGAGCGGGCAGCCGCACTGGCGCCTCATGTGCGTGCCCTCGCGTCGCAGGACCGCCCCCAGGTGGGCCACTTCAACGACTCCGAGGTCGTCCTCGACTTCCTCGCGTCCGCCGAGCATCCTCGGCTCGCCGCGCTCGGTACGTCCTGCCCCGATCACTTCCTGCGCACGAAGGTACGGCCGCTGGTGCTCGACCTGCCGCCGACCGCGCCGCTGGACGAGGCGATCGCACGGCTGAAGGAGCTGCACGCCGCCTACCGCGAGGAGTACGCCGCCTACTACCAGCGGCACGCCCTGCCCGACTCCCCCGCGATGCGCGGTGCCGACCCGGCGATCGTGCTGGTTCCCGGGGTCGGCATGTTCAGCTTCGGCAAGGACAAGCAGACCGCGCGGGTGGCCGGTGAGTTCTACGTCAACGCCATCAATGTGATGCGCGGGGCCGAGGCCGTGTCGACGTACGCGCCGATCGAGGAGTCCGAGAAGTTCCGTATCGAGTACTGGGCGCTCGAGGAGGCCAAGCTTCAGCGGATGCCGAAGCCCAAGGCGCTGGCGACGCGGGTCGCGCTGGTGACCGGGGCGGGCAGTGGGATCGGGAAGGCGATCGCCGGGCGGCTGGTGGCCGAGGGGGCGTGTGTCGTCGTCGCGGATCTGAATGCCGAGAACGCGGCCGCCGTCGCCGAGGAGCTGGGCGGGCCCGACAAGGCCGTCGCCGTGACGGTTGATGTGACGTCCGAGGAGCAGATCGCCGATGCCTTCAAGGCGGCCGTGCTCGCCTTCGGCGGGGTCGATCTGGTGGTCAACAACGCCGGAATCTCCATCTCCAAGCCGCTGCTCGAGACTTCGGCGAAGGACTGGGACCTGCAGCACGACATCATGGCCCGGGGGTCCTTCCTCGTCTCGCGCGAGGCGGCGCGGGTGATGATCGCGCAGGAGCTGGGCGGCGACATCGTCTACATCGCCTCCAAGAACGCCGTCTTCGCCGGGCCGAACAACATCGCGTACTCCGCCACCAAGGCCGATCAGGCGCACCAAGTGCGGCTGCTGGCCGCCGAGTTGGGTGAGTACGGGATCCGGGTCAACGGGGTCAATCCCGATGGCGTGGTGCGTGGGTCCGGGATCTTCGCCGGTGGCTGGGGTGCGCAGCGGGCGGCCGTGTACGGGGTGGAGGAGGCGAAGCTGGGCGAGTTCTACGCCCAGCGGACCATCCTCAAGCGCGAGGTGCTGCCCGAGCATGTCGCGAACGCCGTGTTCGCGCTGACCGGTGGGGAGTTGACGCACACCACCGGGCTGCATGTCCCGGTCGACGCCGGCGTCGCGGCCGCGTTCCTGCGATGA
- a CDS encoding ABC transporter permease, whose translation MTVTTDPAPVTEVSKSSGTRLVDRVFKMRELAILVVFLVMIVITQLGNSEFLSEQGIKDLLLNATILVLVATGQSLVVITRNVDLSVGSTLGISAFAAGTYLQNGGNSVVAILLAVLLGIGFGLLNGLLVSLGQVPALVVTLGTLYIIRGIDSIWVGSRQITAADLPDGFVDFGSGGIWAVPWLALIALAVLVATAYYLKHYGSGRELYALGSNPEAARLAGIPVRKRILAAYTFCGALAGLAGAMYLARFGNVDSGTGNGYELTVVSAVVVGGVVFTGGSGSVYGAALGALLLTSINSVLPALGVSSVWVLAINGILLILAIAVDRVVALRVASALKKRNARHA comes from the coding sequence ATGACGGTGACCACCGACCCGGCTCCCGTGACCGAGGTGTCCAAGTCCAGCGGCACCCGGCTGGTCGACCGCGTCTTCAAGATGCGGGAACTGGCCATCCTGGTCGTGTTCCTGGTGATGATCGTCATCACCCAGCTGGGCAACAGCGAGTTCCTGAGCGAGCAGGGCATCAAGGACCTGCTGCTCAACGCGACCATCCTGGTGCTGGTCGCCACCGGCCAGTCCCTGGTCGTCATCACCCGCAACGTCGACCTCTCGGTCGGCTCGACGCTCGGCATCAGCGCCTTCGCGGCCGGCACCTACCTCCAAAACGGCGGCAACTCCGTCGTGGCCATCCTCCTCGCCGTCCTGCTCGGCATCGGCTTCGGCCTGCTGAACGGGCTACTCGTCAGCCTCGGCCAGGTGCCCGCCCTCGTCGTCACCCTCGGCACGCTCTACATCATCCGGGGCATCGACTCGATCTGGGTCGGCTCCCGCCAGATCACGGCCGCCGACCTGCCGGACGGCTTCGTCGACTTCGGCTCCGGCGGCATCTGGGCGGTGCCGTGGCTGGCGCTGATCGCGCTGGCGGTCCTGGTGGCGACGGCGTACTACCTCAAGCACTACGGCAGCGGACGCGAGCTGTACGCGCTCGGCTCCAACCCCGAGGCCGCCCGCCTCGCCGGCATCCCGGTCCGCAAGCGGATCCTGGCCGCGTACACCTTCTGCGGCGCCCTCGCCGGGCTCGCGGGCGCCATGTACCTGGCCCGGTTCGGCAACGTCGACTCCGGCACCGGCAACGGCTACGAACTCACCGTCGTCAGCGCGGTGGTGGTCGGCGGTGTCGTCTTCACCGGCGGCTCCGGCAGCGTGTACGGCGCCGCGCTCGGCGCGCTGCTGCTGACCTCCATCAACAGCGTGCTGCCCGCCCTCGGCGTCAGCTCCGTCTGGGTGCTCGCCATCAACGGCATCCTGCTCATCCTCGCCATCGCGGTCGACCGGGTCGTCGCGCTGCGCGTGGCCTCGGCCCTGAAGAAGAGGAACGCCCGCCATGCCTGA
- the rhaI gene encoding L-rhamnose isomerase: MTELAAVKAALKTQAVETPSWAYGNSGTRFKVFAQRGVPRTPREKLDDAAQVHAFTGVAPTVALHIPWDKVDDYAALAKYAEERGVKLGAINSNTFQDDDYKLGSICHPEAVVRRKAVDHLLECVDIMDATGSADLKLWFADGTNYPGQDDLRERQDRLAEGLAEVYERLGDGQRMLLEYKFFEPAFYSTDVPDWGTAYAHCLKLGPKAQVVVDTGHHAPGTNIEFIVATLLREGKLGGFDFNSRFYADDDLMVGAADPFQLFRIMYEVVRGGGFTSDVAFMLDQCHNIEAKIPAIIRSVMNVQEATAKALLVDRSALADAQASGDVLEANAVLMDAYNTDVRPLLREVREEMGLDGDPMAAYRRSGWAEKIVAERVGGEQAGWGA, from the coding sequence GTGACCGAACTCGCCGCGGTGAAGGCCGCCCTGAAGACCCAGGCCGTCGAGACGCCGTCGTGGGCGTACGGGAACTCGGGTACGCGGTTCAAGGTGTTCGCGCAGCGAGGCGTGCCGCGGACGCCGCGGGAGAAGCTGGACGACGCGGCCCAGGTGCACGCGTTCACCGGTGTCGCGCCGACCGTTGCCCTGCACATTCCGTGGGACAAGGTCGACGACTACGCGGCGCTGGCGAAGTACGCCGAAGAGCGCGGCGTGAAGCTGGGCGCGATCAACTCCAACACTTTCCAGGACGACGACTACAAGCTCGGCAGCATCTGCCATCCGGAGGCGGTGGTGCGGCGCAAGGCTGTCGATCACTTGCTGGAGTGCGTCGACATCATGGATGCGACGGGCTCCGCCGATCTGAAGCTGTGGTTCGCGGACGGTACGAATTACCCCGGGCAGGATGATCTACGGGAGCGGCAGGACCGGCTGGCCGAGGGGCTTGCGGAGGTGTACGAGCGGCTCGGAGACGGGCAGCGGATGCTGCTGGAGTACAAGTTCTTCGAGCCTGCCTTCTATTCGACCGATGTACCGGACTGGGGCACGGCGTATGCGCACTGCCTCAAGTTGGGGCCGAAGGCTCAGGTGGTGGTCGACACCGGCCATCATGCGCCGGGTACGAACATCGAGTTCATCGTGGCGACGCTGCTGCGGGAGGGGAAGCTCGGGGGGTTCGACTTCAACTCGCGCTTCTATGCGGACGACGACCTGATGGTCGGGGCCGCCGACCCGTTCCAGTTGTTCCGGATCATGTACGAGGTGGTGCGTGGGGGTGGGTTCACGTCCGACGTCGCCTTCATGCTCGATCAGTGTCACAACATCGAGGCGAAGATTCCGGCGATCATTCGGTCGGTGATGAATGTGCAGGAGGCTACGGCGAAGGCGCTGCTGGTCGACCGGTCGGCGTTGGCTGACGCGCAGGCCTCGGGTGATGTCCTTGAGGCGAATGCCGTGCTGATGGATGCGTACAACACGGATGTTCGGCCGCTGCTTCGTGAAGTGCGCGAGGAGATGGGGTTGGACGGGGACCCGATGGCTGCGTATCGCCGGTCCGGGTGGGCCGAGAAGATTGTCGCTGAGCGAGTTGGAGGGGAGCAGGCCGGTTGGGGCGCGTAA